One region of Triticum aestivum cultivar Chinese Spring chromosome 6B, IWGSC CS RefSeq v2.1, whole genome shotgun sequence genomic DNA includes:
- the LOC123136794 gene encoding probable serine/threonine protein phosphatase 2A regulatory subunit B''delta — translation MEVAPDLSAVSALALQVDLLQLPPEIPAPGAPALRGVLDHLFAHWLSLPDTVALVSCLAQKAKANGAGFAGGAMLPSMMMQGGANVPPLSPRSPRLSRKPSGVGGHSNRCASPLRPATARAVKEVIPQFYFRDGRPLPYEQKRQCISIVEQLFAGHSNGLRIQEFRMVTRELCKLPSFFTTVLFGKIDKDNTEFVSRDAFMDFWVNSNMMTMDSATQVFTILKQPDHDYLTKEDFKPVLRDLLDNHPGLEFLKSTPEFQERYAETVVYRIFYCLNRIGNGLLSLRELKRGNLLDSLRHADDEEDINKVLRYFSYEHFYVIYCKFWELDTDHDFFIDKENLIKYGNHALTYRIVDRIFSEVPRKFTSKIPGKMCYEDFVHFILSEEDKSSEPSQDYWFKCIDLDGNGILTHIELQYFFEEQLHRMECMAQEPVLFEDILCQLVDMIGPEDDTFFTIKDFRRCKLSGHFFNVLFNLNKFMAFESRDPFLIRQMREEPSLTDWDRFARREYIRLAMEEDGEDASNASGDVWDESLESPF, via the exons atggaggtggcgccgGATCTGAGCGCCGTGTCGGCGCTGGCGCTGCAGGTGGACCTCCTACAGCTGCCGCCGGAGATCCCCGCGCCGGGGGCGCCCGCGCTGCGCGGCGTCCTCGACCACCTCTTCGCGCACTGGCTCTCCCTCCCCGACACCGTCGCGCTGGTCAGCTGCCTGGCCCAGAAGGCCAAGGCCAACGGCGCGGGCTTCGCCGGGGGCGCCATGTTGCCGTCCATGATGATGCAGGGGGGCGCCAACGTGCCGCCGCTCTCGCCGAGGTCGCCCCGCCTCTCTAGGAAGCCCAGCGGGGTCGGCGGACACTCCAACCGTTGCGCGTCCCCGCTCCGGCCGGCCACCGCGCGCGCCGTCAAGGAGGTCATTCCACAG TTCTATTTCCGAGATGGACGCCCGCTGCCATACGAGcagaagaggcaatgcatatctATAGTCGAGCAGCTCTTCGCCGGGCACTCCAATGGTCTTCGGATTCAAG AATTTCGGATGGTTACCAGGGAGCTCTGCAAACTACCGTCGTTCTTTACCACTGTTCTTTTTGGAAAGATCGATAAGGATAACACTGAATTTGTCTCAAG GGATGCCTTTATGGATTTCTGGGTGAATAGCAATATGATGACTATGGACAGTGCAACCCAAGTATTTACGATTTTGAAGCAACCAGATCATGATTACCTCACAAAG GAAGATTTCAAACCAGTTCTTCGAGACCTTTTGGACAACCATCCTGGCCTGGAATTCTTAAAGAGCACGCCGGAATTTCAGGAAAGATATG CTGAGACTGTCGTATATAGGATATTTTATTGCTTGAATCGAATTGGAAATGGCCTTCTCAGTCTGAGGGAGCTGAAACGTGGAAATCTGCTTGATTCGCTGCGGCATGCTGATGATGAAGAGGATATCAATAAAGTTTTAAG GTATTTCTCATATGAGCATTTCTATGTGATATACTGCAAGTTCTGGGAACTCGATACGGACCACGATTTCTTTATTGACAAAGAAAATCTTATTAAGTATGGAAACCATGCGTTGACATATAGGATTGTAGATAGAATTTTCTCGGAG GTTCCCAGGAAATTTACCAGCAAGATTCCAGGGAAAATGTGTTACGAAGATTTTGTTCATTTTATTTTGTCTGAAGAGGATAAATCATCAGAACCAAGCCAAGATTATTG GTTTAAATGTATAGATTTGGATGGCAACGGCATACTCACACACATTGAACTACAGTACTTTTTTGAGGAGCAACTTCATCGCATGGAATGCATGGCCCAGGAACCTGTACTGTTTGAGGACATATTGTGTCAACTAGTTGATATGATAGGACCAGAG GATGATACCTTTTTTACCATAAAAGACTTCCGGAGGTGCAAATTGTCCGGGCATTTCTTCAATGTTCTCTTCAACCTCAACAAGTTCATGGCTTTTGAATCTAGAGACCCATTCCTCATTCGCCAG ATGCGTGAAGAGCCATCCTTGACCGACTGGGATCGTTTTGCTCGGAGAGAATATATAAGATTGGCAATGGAAGAAGATGGTGAAGATGCTTCCAATGCAAGTGGAGATGTTTGGGACGAGTCACTTGAATCTCCGTTCTAA